TCTGATTAAGAGTGATACATGTCCCCATATAGAGACTTAGGTACATGATATTTTCGTATATACGAGAACACAATATTATAAGATAGATTTGCACCTGTTAAGGTTTTTTTTCGGTGAATAcctttaaaaatatcaagcaCCTCCCTAGCCAACGACCTGACCTTCTAGTGGCTCGAAGCTGCAACCAGAGAGAGTTATAGGGTATCGATACTCTTCTGAATATCTTAGCgtgtatttttctataaattttatcaaagaAGTTTAACTTGGTAAAAACCAAAACACGATTTATTCCATAACAAAAGCTCCGTTCCGTTCAAACGGGACCGTACAATGCCATTTTGTAAGAACATTACTGGAGTCAATGTTCTGTTGTGGAGTGCCGCTGGGTAGTGCACAATAATTTGGCCCTTTTGACGAACTACTCTACTGCGCTAGGCCATGATTCGTTCTCTCCAACCCAGGCGCATGCATGATGAAAGTCACCGAAGAATTAGCCACTTGGGTTGGATGATTTGGATCCTGCTGGTTGCAACAAACAACGAACCGAAGCCATGCACGTACCTACCGGAGCATTGCAAACGCTGTGTACGATACAACCAAACCGGTCGGCCCATCAATTAATGAACGTAGCAGCCACATATATTTCCAGGTCCGGCTGTAAAATTGCTTCGGATACCGAGCAAACTCTAGCCGCGCTGGTGCTGAGAGCACGGGCAGCGGGCCGGCGCAGTGTACCGGCGGCATCTCGTCTCTCGTACTACATGCATACAGAGCAATGAAACAGCAAAGCATGTAGCCATTTAGTTACTACTTTTTTACTATTAACCTGACCGTGCGGTTTCTGTAGGGGAAAAGTCAAAAGTCGTCTACCTCTTTTGTTCCGGCGTCCGCTAGCATTAACGCCTCCGCCCTTTTGTTAGGACGCTGATTTGGCGTTTTGATGGACCGCAGGGTAGGTGGTTTGGTGCCGTGCCGCGcgcttctcctccttcccacGCTTATCCATCCActtgcgctgccgccgcgcgtctCGCCCAGATTATTGCTGGTGTTGCTGCCCCGGCTCGCTCGCACAACGCGGATCACTACGTACGCGAGGTAGGCGAAAGTCTGTTTAGCTAACTTTTATGTTGAAGGTTTTCGCACGAACGTCcgttatttacttttttatatataacttgtttatctttttaaagaaaGTTTGTACGTGTAAAATTtacaatatcatatttatacatacaaaGCTTATATATTTGACTCCAATTCAAGTTAGGatttaatttctaattttaaatccatgtatttatgtatatatgtatatgtattaaaaatatacgtCTAAAGTTTACCcatttaaagtttatacatgtaaaatttatacgtctgaaattttatatatccaaagtttatatatgttagttaaatgagttttttattattcttaaaaaatattttgaggtatcaaaaattattatagtgTAAATGTCTGGTATCTTagtatactaaatttttacacgcGAGGAAGCTATCCGCGCGAACGTTCATGGATAGATTCACACGGGCCGTGTCGACGCTAAGCCCAAGCTGATCGCGAACTGGGCCGcaggttaagaaaaaaaacgacTTTCACGTCTCCAACTGCTGCGTCGTGCCGCTGTGCAGCCCGTAGGGTTTTGGCCtcctctccacctcctcccccaaTCCCTCCTGCCGCGCGCCACCGCACCGAGCAGCCGCCCCACCGCaatggccgccgtcgccagatCCTTCCTCCGATCTggagccgcctcctcctcgtccatcCGAGGCGCGGCCGCGAGAGCCGCCTCCCGCGCTGGGACGGCTCCGCTCCCGAGGAGGCTGCCCGCCTCTGCTCCCCGCTTCCTCGTAAGGTACGCGCGAGATCTTCTGGTTCGCTAGGAATTCTCGTGTCCTCCCCTTGGTTTGGATGGCAGGGATGGGAAGTTTAGTGCCTGCGTTTTTTCTTGGCTTCTGCAGGTCGCCGGTGGAGATGAGCAGCGTCTGCCTGGACACGTTGATGCCCATGCACAGCGCTACGGCGTCGGCGCTCATGACGTCGCTCCTCGCTGCCCCCGCGTGCCGGAGTTTTGGATGGCTATCCGAAGGTGATAATTCCACTGATCTCAATCTCATTTTACCTTCTTTTCCAATTGTGGCACATGACTTTGAGTTATGGAGAGTATTTGCTTGTTGCTTGACCGTATGAAGAGTAGAGTGGGCGTTGGTTTCGACAGTTTGCAAACACACCGAGCACCAAATATTAGGTTGACTATTAAGTTGGTATAGGGATGTGGTGTTTGTTAGTGGTAGCTGTAGTACCAAGAGCTGCATTATTGTTCAATCAACAACTACGCACAATAAGTTGAGATTATTGTTTGCCAGACAATCATACACTGTTCCTCTTTGTTTGTAGGTCATGAagactctaattagagtcctgcacaaaaaataaactgattCAACCAAAAATGTGAATTCGTGTTCCTTTGTCTAGCAAATGGAATGTCCCATGTTCTTTATTTCAGATTATTGTCAtcgtattcaatattttgATTATGGTTTcaatctatgttttttttagacTTCTAGTCTTTTCTAGAGATTTAACTGGAAAACAAACCTGGCCAGCCAAGCTTTTGATATCTCCCTGGTCATTTTGGACAGTTTTTAGTTAGATGAACAGTTCCAAACATATCAGATCCAATTTACTATGCTATACGGACAAAAACAGGCTAATAGAATATGATACATTCATTAGGTTTTTAGCATAATATTCATTAAATGTATTAAGTGCCGAAAACTAATAGCTGCATCATATGATAACATCAAGTGATGACAAACCTTATGTAAACTGCATTGCACTCTCCTAGATCAAAGTTCAGATATAATCATGAAGTGTGTCATGTTGAAACAATCTTACATTTTCGCATGGCCCTTATTGTAGGTCAAGACGAAACTAGATGAACAAGCCCCAAAGGTGAATACACCTTAAGGATTCACTTACTAATAACTGTTGATGGATAATTTCTATCACTAATTTATGGTTCTGAAGGATTTACGGAGAGAGGATACCATTCATTTAAAGGAATGCATTGTATGCTCCATCGTTAATAAGTAAACATGTAACAGGACATGAAAAACTATGTTTCTTCATGGTATTCAAGAGTCCAGATAATCTATTTTGTTTTCACCttttattgtttcttttgttgcaCCCATACCAACCTTTTGTTTTGCCAGAGCAAAATTCCACAGAGAAACATTTCAAATAGTTGACTGTTATAATTTTCGATCATTTATCCCCTTAgataattttgaaactttctttaatttgtaagtttgatttttaagtAGAGTtccaatttttaataatatgcaCATCATCATTATGAATTACAAACTTGAGCAAAAGGGTCACTGATTCTTTTGTATTGGCCCAGCTTGCAATGATGACGTGTGACAAATTCTAGGTGGAATGTAGCAGATTATAGTCCCATCAACTCAAATCTACAGGTTGGCAAGGTTTTAAGGAGCATCCATGTTAGCATGTATTCATAGTCATGTTCTATCAACTTTCCCTCCATTGTTGTATCAAAAATGAAATATGAAGATGCACATAAATCTCTGCCAGGATACTTGTTTAtccttttaattaattagaaaccGTAAAATATCTGTTCTTTGTGATCATGTTAGTTAATGTCTTGGACCTTAGCTAATGATGAATGCAGTTTGTCTGTATCCTGCTATCATGCTATATCATTATTAACTACAATAAAATCATGACCTGTTTTTATTTCGTGTCTGTCTGTTTGACCCCGTTATATATCTCTATAGGTCTGTGATTTTTGACAATGGAGGTATCTGAGATGAAGCCGTATTATTTATTGCCATTTCTGttatttcatgttttatctataaactGTAATTCatggaattaaaaaaaattactttctATGGATGTAAACTTTTATTGTGTCAGTTAAAAATTGGAGCTTAGACTCTTGCATTTGTACTTGTAGATGGATGATTTTTTGTCATCGGAGCCTGATGCGATGATAGCTGCTACAATACCACTTATTCAATTTAAAAGTACTTTTTGGTCGGCGTCTTCTCAGCGACATGTTCAGTATTCTGGGATTTTGGTCCGTGCAAGTGTCAAACAGGGTTGTACCTGTGGTTGATCCCAACCGATTTTATCGATGGCGTACCGATCAACTCCGGCGGAGAAAATAATGCTGAGTTAAAATTAGGGTTGTATCTGTGGTTGATCCCAACTGATTTTACTATCGATGGCGTACTGATCAACTCCGGCGGAGAAAATAATGCtcagttaaaattttctaactcTTGAACTCgtcattttgcttttgtttatacttataagctaaaatttgaacttttaaccttaaatttgatgttgattttgaagttttttaatcGTAGTTTATGTTTCAGTATTGGCTTCTAGATCGCTAAAAccacacatataaatattttattcagaaattattttttgtttgtaaacatccgtaaaaaagtgaaaaagcTAAACTATCACCCTTTGCTTCTATTCGCGCAGTCACTGTCATTTTGCGACGTGAGACTGAGAGTAGTACAGCATCGTTTCTCGGTGTATTGAACTGCTTAATTCTGACGACAGTAGGTATCTATATCTCCCTGCCTTCATGGTGACCGCCGTGTCCGAACTGTTTCAGCGTTGCGATTCCAGGCGACGGCTAATTTTATACGAAATAGTTCCAGGCGACGGCTAATCTATACAAAATACTGTCGGTATCTTCATTTCCATGTCTCCAAGGTGACCGCCGACGGCTAATTTATACGGAAGTGTTGCAATGGAGATACAATGGTAGCACAAGAAACATTTTTCTG
This is a stretch of genomic DNA from Oryza brachyantha chromosome 1, ObraRS2, whole genome shotgun sequence. It encodes these proteins:
- the LOC102720374 gene encoding protein NUCLEAR FUSION DEFECTIVE 6, mitochondrial-like isoform X1, with protein sequence MAAVARSFLRSGAASSSSIRGAAARAASRAGTAPLPRRLPASAPRFLVRSPVEMSSVCLDTLMPMHSATASALMTSLLAAPACRSFGWLSEGQDETR
- the LOC102720374 gene encoding protein NUCLEAR FUSION DEFECTIVE 6, mitochondrial-like isoform X2, with product MAAVARSFLRSGAASSSSIRGAAARAASRAGTAPLPRRLPASAPRFLVRSPVEMSSVCLDTLMPMHSATASALMTSLLAAPACRSFGWLSEACNDDV
- the LOC102720374 gene encoding protein NUCLEAR FUSION DEFECTIVE 6, mitochondrial-like isoform X3; the protein is MAAVARSFLRSGAASSSSIRGAAARAASRAGTAPLPRRLPASAPRFLVRSPVEMSSVCLDTLMPMHSATASALMTSLLAAPACRSFGWLSEDG
- the LOC102720374 gene encoding protein NUCLEAR FUSION DEFECTIVE 6, mitochondrial-like isoform X4, which gives rise to MAAVARSFLRSGAASSSSIRGAAARAASRAGTAPLPRRLPASAPRFLVRSPVEMSSVCLDTLMPMHSATASALMTSLLAAPACRSFGWLSEGL